A portion of the Aricia agestis chromosome 1, ilAriAges1.1, whole genome shotgun sequence genome contains these proteins:
- the LOC121729749 gene encoding zinc finger MYND domain-containing protein 10 isoform X1, translated as MVEKDTQLSTLDVGELDLFVQSMEPWPIEAIGNQAWLDWHIRLQKLNQQAVLEASTMQEELTKEILISYGKLPILVHEAICIQVWRSKIYPKILKSEIPLANTFGIYMVLYHEAATVGLLETVLFHEDGAQCISEVIIDLLHYSIEQLTSLVAILNDGYLGSETKNTEGESILEELERQKRCLQFDISMRCISIVRYLAEHIESTGVGASLSTNIYKTHDLPSLLCHLIQLQPWRKFDDKGNLLMFNYGRWSKPTSEESSQLHRTEAQLWLCFRQLLLEPRLTHYYTIEECRRAAFCSLEAKISDLMLDQIPPLGDLKMFLCRLAVGDFSSLHNRANGTKNPGCTLIEVVPQIKENYLKEVRKRSKAISKAQMKNFQMDGSDESRNMAKKLLESYTSDAALALDSGGAKCAKCGDKASKKCSRCKTEWYCGRECQVQQWPKHKDICDQFANLCV; from the exons ATGGTTGAAAAAGATACTCAACTAAGCACTCTCGATGTTGGCGAGCTGGATCTGTTTGTACAAAGTATGGAACCGTGGCCTATAGAGGCTATTGGTAATCAAGC GTGGTTGGACTGGCATATACGATTACAAAAATTAAACCAACAAGCTGTTTTGGAAGCCTCTACCATGCAAGAAGAACTTACAAAAGAGATCTTAATTTCGTATGGCAAA TTGCCCATTTTAGTGCACGAAGCAATATGTATCCAGGTATGGCGCTCAAAAATTTACCCTAAAATACTGAAATCAGAAATCCCCTTAGCGAATACATTTGGTATCTACATGGTG TTGTACCATGAAGCAGCCACTGTAGGTCTTCTAGAAACAGTATTATTTCACGAGGACGGTGCTCAGTGCATAAGCGAAGTTATAATAGATCTGCTGCATTACTCTATTGAGCAATTAACATCGCTTGTAGCTATCCTGAA TGATGGCTATCTGGGATCGGAGACTAAAAATACCGAAGGAGAATCCATACTTGAAGAGTTGGAACGCCAGAAGCGCTGTCTGCAATTCGATATAAGCATGAGATGCATTTCTATTGTGCG gtaCCTAGCTGAGCACATTGAGTCTACAGGAGTTGGTGCGTCTTTATCGACTAATATCTACAAAACTCACGATTTGCCATCACTGCTATGCCATCTAATACAGTTACAGCCATGGAGAAAATTTGACGACAAAGGGAACCTGCTTATGTTTAATT ACGGTCGCTGGTCGAAGCCCACTTCTGAGGAATCGTCCCAGCTGCATCGGACGGAAGCGCAGCTTTGGCTCTGTTTCCGGCAACTACTGTTGGAACCTCGTCTAACTCATTACTATACGATCGAAGAATGTCGTCGGGCTGCTTTTTGTAGC CTGGAAGCAAAAATATCTGACTTGATGTTGGACCAGATTCCACCGTTAGGGGATCTCAAGATGTTTTTATGCAGACTTGCTGTAGGGGACTTCTCGAGTCTTCACAACcgcgccaacggaacaaaaaacCCTGGTTGTACCCTTATAGAGGTAGTACCTCAA atcaaagaaaattatttgaaagaagtTCGTAAACGATCAAAGGCCATAAGTAAAGCTCAGATGAAGAACTTTCAAATGGATGGTTCTGATGAGTCAAGGAACATGGCAAAAAAGCTACTGGAATCCTACACCAGCGATGCTGCTCTAGCGCTAGACAGCGGCGGTGCTAAGTGCGCCAAATGTGGGGACAAGGCCAGCAAAAAATGTTCTAGATGCAAGACTGAGTGGTATTGTGGAAG GGAATGTCAAGTGCAGCAGTGGCCGAAACACAAAGACATTTGTGACCAATTTGCAAACCTATGTGTGTAA
- the LOC121729804 gene encoding 40S ribosomal protein S12: MADVEVEAPNNPVLSGGAMDANTALQEVLKTALIHGGLVHGLHEAAKALDKRQAVLCVLAENCDEAAYKKLVQALCNEHRIPLVKVDNNKKLGEWAGLCKIDKDGKARKIVGCSCVVIKDFGEETPALDVLKDYLKSSS, from the exons ATGGCCGATGTCGaagt TGAAGCACCCAACAACCCCGTCTTGAGCGGTGGTGCTATGGACGCAAACACAGCCCTTCAAGAGGTGCTGAAAACCGCGCTCATCCACGGTGGATTAGTGCACGGTCTCCACGAAGCCGCCAAGGCTCTCGACAA GAGGCAAGCTGTTCTCTGTGTGCTGGCTGAGAACTGTGATGAGGCTGCATACAAAAAGCTTGTGCAGGCCCTCTGCAATGAACACAGAATCCCACTTGTCAAG GTTGACAACAATAAGAAGCTTGGTGAATGGGCTGGACTCTGCAAAATCGACAAAGACGGCAAGGCCAGAAAGATTGTTGGATGCTCATGTGTAGTCATCAAA GATTTCGGAGAGGAGACACCCGCCTTGGATGTGCTGAAGGATTACCTTAAGTCGTCAAGCTAA
- the LOC121729749 gene encoding zinc finger MYND domain-containing protein 10 isoform X2, which yields MVEKDTQLSTLDVGELDLFVQSMEPWPIEAIGNQAWLDWHIRLQKLNQQAVLEASTMQEELTKEILISYGKLPILVHEAICIQVWRSKIYPKILKSEIPLANTFGIYMVLYHEAATVGLLETVLFHEDGAQCISEVIIDLLHYSIEQLTSLVAILNDGYLGSETKNTEGESILEELERQKRCLQFDISMRCISIVRYLAEHIESTGVGASLSTNIYKTHDLPSLLCHLIQLQPWRKFDDKGNLLMFNYGRWSKPTSEESSQLHRTEAQLWLCFRQLLLEPRLTHYYTIEECRRAAFCSIKENYLKEVRKRSKAISKAQMKNFQMDGSDESRNMAKKLLESYTSDAALALDSGGAKCAKCGDKASKKCSRCKTEWYCGRECQVQQWPKHKDICDQFANLCV from the exons ATGGTTGAAAAAGATACTCAACTAAGCACTCTCGATGTTGGCGAGCTGGATCTGTTTGTACAAAGTATGGAACCGTGGCCTATAGAGGCTATTGGTAATCAAGC GTGGTTGGACTGGCATATACGATTACAAAAATTAAACCAACAAGCTGTTTTGGAAGCCTCTACCATGCAAGAAGAACTTACAAAAGAGATCTTAATTTCGTATGGCAAA TTGCCCATTTTAGTGCACGAAGCAATATGTATCCAGGTATGGCGCTCAAAAATTTACCCTAAAATACTGAAATCAGAAATCCCCTTAGCGAATACATTTGGTATCTACATGGTG TTGTACCATGAAGCAGCCACTGTAGGTCTTCTAGAAACAGTATTATTTCACGAGGACGGTGCTCAGTGCATAAGCGAAGTTATAATAGATCTGCTGCATTACTCTATTGAGCAATTAACATCGCTTGTAGCTATCCTGAA TGATGGCTATCTGGGATCGGAGACTAAAAATACCGAAGGAGAATCCATACTTGAAGAGTTGGAACGCCAGAAGCGCTGTCTGCAATTCGATATAAGCATGAGATGCATTTCTATTGTGCG gtaCCTAGCTGAGCACATTGAGTCTACAGGAGTTGGTGCGTCTTTATCGACTAATATCTACAAAACTCACGATTTGCCATCACTGCTATGCCATCTAATACAGTTACAGCCATGGAGAAAATTTGACGACAAAGGGAACCTGCTTATGTTTAATT ACGGTCGCTGGTCGAAGCCCACTTCTGAGGAATCGTCCCAGCTGCATCGGACGGAAGCGCAGCTTTGGCTCTGTTTCCGGCAACTACTGTTGGAACCTCGTCTAACTCATTACTATACGATCGAAGAATGTCGTCGGGCTGCTTTTTGTAGC atcaaagaaaattatttgaaagaagtTCGTAAACGATCAAAGGCCATAAGTAAAGCTCAGATGAAGAACTTTCAAATGGATGGTTCTGATGAGTCAAGGAACATGGCAAAAAAGCTACTGGAATCCTACACCAGCGATGCTGCTCTAGCGCTAGACAGCGGCGGTGCTAAGTGCGCCAAATGTGGGGACAAGGCCAGCAAAAAATGTTCTAGATGCAAGACTGAGTGGTATTGTGGAAG GGAATGTCAAGTGCAGCAGTGGCCGAAACACAAAGACATTTGTGACCAATTTGCAAACCTATGTGTGTAA